From Phycisphaerales bacterium, one genomic window encodes:
- a CDS encoding phage terminase large subunit family protein, whose product MAIDPRQLKPGELCRLLNSTPLGEVISERQLHRHRTRAGYRIGDGKTVDLLRYTAWLVTERHERLVGEDAVENDSFDEQFDAARARHLPDSFTGRNIDALPEIVDPSRKEACRRNFRLFCETYFPQTFHLAWSPDHLKVIARIEQAVLEGGLFAMAMPRGSGKTSMCETACLWALLYGHRDFVALIGSDEEHAGQMLESIKAELENSEALLHDFPEACFPIHCLDGIHQRAAGQLFEGSQTHIGWTAHEIVLPTVPGSLPSGGIIRVAGITGRIRGMKYKRPDGRSVRPSLVLIDDPQTDESARSPSQCATRERILAGAILGLAGPGRKIAGLMTLTVVRPDDLADRLLDRDKHPQWQGQRTKMVYSFPTREQLWAEYARLRAEGLRADEGITRATDFYGQHRAEMDEGAEVAWPDRFNHDELSAIQHAMNLRLQDEAAFWAEYQNEPLPESTALDEDLLTAEQIGAKLSGHGRGEVPIGSSLLTMFIDVQAKALFWLIVAWEEDFTGNVIDYGTEPDQREAYFTLRDVRRTLAAAAPHAGLEGAVYAGLERLTDSMLGREWKRDDGAMVRIDRCLIDANWGQSSDVVYQFCRQSRYANLVMPSHGRYVGAASIPFSEYKRKRGDRVGLNWRIPVITGKRAVRHVVFDTNYWKSFVQARLAVPMGDPGCLALFGRTGGSANRTATNHQLLAEHLTSEYRVKTQGRGRTVDEWKLRVDGLDNHWLDCLVGCAVAASMQGAVLYGTDVQPAPRRRIRLSDLQGGRR is encoded by the coding sequence GTGGCGATTGACCCGCGCCAACTCAAGCCCGGTGAACTCTGCCGCCTGCTCAACAGCACGCCGCTGGGCGAAGTGATCAGCGAGCGGCAACTGCACCGCCACCGCACCCGGGCCGGGTATCGCATCGGCGATGGGAAGACGGTCGATCTGCTCCGCTACACGGCGTGGCTGGTGACCGAGCGGCACGAGCGGCTGGTTGGTGAAGACGCCGTCGAGAATGACTCGTTCGATGAGCAGTTCGACGCGGCGCGAGCGCGCCACCTGCCCGATTCCTTCACCGGCCGGAACATCGACGCCCTGCCCGAGATCGTCGATCCAAGTCGCAAGGAAGCCTGCCGCCGCAACTTCCGCCTCTTCTGCGAGACCTATTTCCCGCAGACCTTTCACCTGGCGTGGTCGCCGGATCACCTCAAGGTCATCGCGCGCATCGAGCAGGCGGTCCTCGAAGGCGGCCTCTTCGCGATGGCGATGCCGCGCGGATCGGGAAAGACTTCAATGTGCGAAACCGCCTGTCTCTGGGCGCTGCTCTACGGCCATCGGGACTTCGTCGCCCTCATCGGCTCCGATGAAGAGCACGCCGGCCAGATGCTTGAATCGATCAAGGCCGAACTGGAGAACAGCGAAGCCCTCCTGCACGACTTCCCCGAGGCGTGTTTCCCCATCCACTGCCTCGACGGCATCCACCAGCGCGCCGCCGGGCAGCTCTTCGAGGGCAGTCAGACCCACATCGGCTGGACCGCGCACGAGATCGTCCTGCCGACGGTGCCGGGTTCGCTGCCCTCGGGCGGCATCATCCGCGTCGCCGGCATCACCGGGCGTATCCGCGGGATGAAGTACAAGCGGCCCGACGGCCGCAGCGTCCGCCCGTCGCTCGTGCTCATCGACGACCCGCAGACGGACGAATCGGCCCGGTCGCCATCCCAGTGCGCCACCCGCGAACGCATCCTCGCCGGCGCCATCCTCGGCCTGGCCGGCCCGGGGCGCAAGATCGCCGGGCTCATGACACTCACCGTCGTCCGGCCTGATGACCTGGCCGACCGCCTGCTCGATCGCGACAAGCACCCGCAGTGGCAGGGGCAGCGCACAAAGATGGTGTACTCGTTCCCGACCCGCGAGCAGTTGTGGGCGGAGTACGCGCGACTGCGGGCCGAGGGACTGCGCGCCGACGAGGGCATCACCCGCGCCACTGACTTCTACGGGCAGCATCGCGCCGAGATGGATGAGGGCGCCGAGGTCGCGTGGCCGGACCGGTTCAATCACGATGAACTCAGCGCCATCCAGCACGCGATGAATCTGCGGCTCCAGGATGAGGCCGCATTCTGGGCTGAATACCAGAACGAGCCATTGCCTGAGAGCACGGCACTCGACGAGGATCTGCTCACCGCCGAGCAGATCGGCGCGAAGTTGAGCGGCCACGGGCGCGGCGAGGTGCCCATCGGTTCGTCGCTGCTCACCATGTTCATCGACGTGCAGGCCAAGGCGCTCTTCTGGCTCATCGTGGCGTGGGAGGAAGACTTCACGGGCAACGTAATCGACTACGGCACTGAGCCGGACCAGAGAGAGGCGTACTTCACTCTCCGCGACGTCCGCCGCACACTCGCGGCGGCCGCGCCGCATGCGGGGCTTGAAGGCGCGGTCTACGCCGGGCTCGAGCGGCTCACCGATTCCATGCTCGGCCGGGAGTGGAAACGCGATGACGGCGCCATGGTCCGCATCGACCGGTGCCTGATCGACGCGAACTGGGGCCAGTCGTCGGATGTCGTCTACCAGTTCTGCCGCCAGAGCCGGTATGCCAATCTCGTCATGCCCAGCCACGGCCGGTACGTCGGCGCTGCGAGCATCCCGTTCAGCGAGTACAAGCGCAAGCGCGGCGACCGCGTCGGCCTGAACTGGCGCATCCCCGTGATCACCGGCAAGCGGGCCGTGCGCCACGTCGTGTTTGATACGAACTACTGGAAGTCGTTCGTGCAGGCGCGCCTGGCCGTGCCGATGGGCGATCCGGGTTGCCTGGCGCTGTTCGGACGCACGGGCGGATCAGCGAATCGCACCGCAACCAACCATCAACTCCTCGCCGAGCACCTGACCAGCGAGTACCGCGTGAAGACGCAGGGTCGCGGCCGGACCGTCGATGAGTGGAAACTCCGCGTGGACGGCCTCGACAACCACTGGCTCGACTGCCTCGTAGGCTGCGCCGTTGCGGCGTCGATGCAGGGCGCCGTTCTCTACGGCACGGACGTGCAGCCGGCGCCGCGCCGGCGAATCCGCCTCTCTGATCTCCAGGGAGGGCGGCGATGA
- a CDS encoding winged helix-turn-helix domain-containing protein: MKKDQVRIGGTYTAKVSGKIAKVRIDAESRHGGWDATNIETKKKVRIKSAQRLRAEVGSPPKASTPPPEASNNKDAQPASGSESGGRVVDRDAQRIAERDAKAAAKGLVMRTEIVNGKERSRWVKKAAEAAAQQGTTPATPTTPPAEKRKGRRTPPRIALVNKPDFAEIAKQVENLPTSRNHICWKKNGRLYELFFRIDGKTPLLYRVPADSPIDEKTGCREVDASGSVTGVFHIKQSIKQLTGKTPAQIGITMPADRGAPKARTSSAKTTSGKEGKAETKPRKKREGLSGLDAAAQVLGRAKEPLDAKTIAERAIAAGWKTNGATPHATLYAAMIREIAAKGKDARFAKVDKGRFTAAGKEA; the protein is encoded by the coding sequence ATGAAGAAGGATCAGGTACGAATCGGCGGAACGTACACCGCCAAGGTCTCCGGCAAGATCGCCAAGGTGCGCATCGACGCCGAGAGCCGGCACGGCGGCTGGGACGCCACCAACATCGAGACGAAGAAGAAGGTGCGGATCAAGAGCGCCCAGCGGCTGCGGGCCGAGGTCGGCTCGCCGCCGAAGGCGAGCACACCGCCGCCCGAGGCGAGCAACAACAAGGACGCCCAACCGGCCTCCGGAAGTGAATCCGGGGGCCGCGTTGTTGATCGGGATGCCCAGCGCATCGCCGAGCGCGACGCCAAGGCCGCAGCCAAGGGCCTGGTCATGCGGACGGAGATCGTCAACGGCAAGGAGCGCTCGCGCTGGGTGAAGAAGGCGGCGGAAGCGGCAGCGCAACAGGGCACGACGCCCGCGACGCCCACGACACCGCCCGCCGAGAAGCGCAAGGGCCGGCGCACGCCGCCACGCATCGCGCTGGTCAACAAGCCGGACTTCGCTGAGATCGCCAAGCAGGTCGAGAACCTGCCCACCAGCCGCAACCACATCTGCTGGAAGAAGAACGGCCGGCTCTACGAGTTGTTCTTCCGCATCGACGGCAAGACGCCGCTGCTCTACCGCGTGCCCGCCGACTCGCCCATCGATGAGAAGACCGGCTGCCGCGAGGTGGACGCCTCGGGCAGTGTGACGGGCGTCTTCCACATCAAGCAGTCGATCAAGCAACTCACCGGAAAGACCCCGGCGCAGATCGGCATCACCATGCCAGCCGACCGCGGCGCGCCCAAGGCCCGCACCAGCAGCGCGAAGACCACCAGCGGCAAGGAGGGCAAGGCGGAAACGAAGCCGCGCAAGAAGCGCGAGGGCTTGAGTGGCCTCGACGCCGCCGCGCAGGTCCTGGGACGGGCCAAGGAGCCTCTCGACGCCAAGACGATCGCCGAACGCGCCATCGCCGCGGGGTGGAAGACCAACGGCGCCACGCCGCACGCGACGCTCTACGCGGCCATGATCCGCGAGATCGCAGCCAAGGGCAAGGACGCACGATTCGCCAAGGTCGACAAGGGCCGCTTCACCGCGGCCGGGAAGGAGGCGTGA
- a CDS encoding ParB N-terminal domain-containing protein, with translation MNTFKVELRPLAEIKPYEKNPRLNDDAVAAVANSITSFGWRQPVVVDGNGVIICGHTRWKAAQKLGLEMVPVHVATDLTPEKVRAYRIADNKSAELAEWNMDLLPLEMGELQGAGIDWSSLGFSADDLAKIFDPGVQDGLTDPDAIPEPPDEPITKPGDLWVLGEHRLLCGDSASAADVDRLLEGQPIHLVNTDPPYNVKVEPRSNNAIAAGVTSFARRADLQCDRSTTERGRQDRERKARRTHHQSFDVARQGEKKRTTRKMRAKDRPLENDFVSDDAFEQMLLAWFGNIARVLLPGRAFYCWGGYANVANYPPALKACGLYFSQTIIWHKQHPVLTRKDYMGDHEWCFYSWREGAAHVFLGPNNVPDVWSIKKINPASMEHLTQKPVELAVRAMQYSSRVGENVLDLFGGSGSSLIAAEQTQRRAFLMEIDPAYADVIVDRYQRFSGRPAVLERTGESPIPMKPREEKMR, from the coding sequence ATGAACACGTTCAAGGTCGAACTGCGGCCGCTGGCCGAGATCAAGCCGTACGAGAAGAACCCGCGCTTGAACGACGACGCCGTCGCGGCCGTGGCCAACAGCATCACCTCGTTCGGCTGGCGGCAGCCGGTCGTCGTCGATGGCAACGGCGTGATCATCTGCGGCCACACGCGGTGGAAGGCGGCACAGAAACTCGGCCTGGAGATGGTGCCGGTCCATGTCGCGACTGACCTCACGCCCGAGAAGGTGCGGGCGTACCGGATCGCCGACAACAAGTCGGCCGAACTGGCGGAATGGAACATGGACCTGCTGCCGCTGGAGATGGGCGAACTCCAGGGCGCCGGGATCGACTGGTCGAGCCTCGGTTTCAGCGCCGACGACCTGGCGAAGATCTTCGACCCGGGCGTGCAGGATGGCTTGACCGATCCCGATGCGATCCCTGAGCCGCCCGATGAACCGATCACCAAGCCCGGCGACCTGTGGGTGCTCGGCGAACACCGACTGCTCTGCGGCGACAGCGCCAGCGCCGCCGATGTCGATCGACTCCTCGAAGGCCAGCCGATTCATCTGGTCAACACGGATCCGCCCTACAACGTCAAGGTCGAGCCGCGCAGCAACAACGCGATCGCGGCGGGCGTGACCTCGTTCGCGCGGCGCGCTGATCTCCAGTGCGACCGCTCCACGACCGAGCGAGGCAGGCAGGATCGCGAGCGCAAGGCCAGGCGCACTCATCATCAGAGTTTCGACGTGGCGAGGCAGGGCGAGAAGAAGCGGACGACGCGGAAGATGCGGGCGAAAGACAGGCCGCTGGAGAATGACTTCGTGAGCGATGATGCTTTCGAGCAAATGCTCCTCGCGTGGTTCGGCAACATCGCGCGCGTGCTGCTGCCGGGCCGGGCGTTCTATTGCTGGGGCGGCTATGCGAACGTCGCCAACTACCCGCCGGCTCTCAAGGCGTGCGGCCTCTACTTCAGCCAGACGATCATCTGGCACAAACAGCATCCGGTCTTGACGCGCAAGGACTACATGGGTGACCACGAATGGTGTTTCTACAGTTGGCGAGAAGGCGCTGCACACGTCTTTCTCGGTCCCAACAACGTGCCCGATGTGTGGTCGATCAAGAAGATCAACCCGGCATCAATGGAGCACTTGACTCAGAAGCCGGTTGAACTGGCCGTGCGCGCCATGCAGTACTCCTCGCGCGTCGGCGAGAACGTGCTTGATCTGTTCGGAGGATCGGGTTCCAGTCTCATCGCCGCTGAGCAGACACAGCGCCGCGCGTTCCTGATGGAGATCGATCCGGCCTATGCGGATGTCATTGTGGATCGGTACCAGCGCTTTTCAGGAAGACCGGCCGTGCTGGAGCGCACCGGCGAGTCGCCGATTCCGATGAAGCCGCGCGAGGAGAAGATGCGGTGA
- a CDS encoding helix-turn-helix domain-containing protein has product MMDEYHGDRHPQGRTRAELLDVHAVADMLGVPYRRVYQFAFVGTIPAPVKLGGLVRWSRRELLRWIDAGCPTVPAPPVETARVESGDAPHQPPSRVKARAAYEWALKNIPEAAEMSYRKLFDAILASEIPSDLRSWMPPNATAFERYLNATGVRKRDVRVATPRQLMELAIDSSEAPQ; this is encoded by the coding sequence GTGATGGATGAGTATCATGGCGATCGTCACCCGCAAGGTCGCACCCGGGCCGAGCTGCTCGATGTGCATGCCGTGGCCGACATGCTCGGGGTACCTTACCGCCGCGTCTACCAGTTCGCCTTTGTCGGCACGATCCCGGCGCCGGTGAAACTCGGCGGGTTGGTGCGCTGGTCGCGCCGTGAGTTGCTGCGCTGGATCGATGCAGGGTGCCCGACGGTTCCAGCACCGCCGGTCGAGACCGCACGCGTCGAGAGTGGAGACGCCCCTCACCAGCCGCCGTCGCGGGTCAAGGCGAGGGCGGCCTACGAGTGGGCGCTCAAGAACATCCCGGAGGCGGCGGAGATGTCGTACCGGAAGTTGTTCGACGCGATCCTGGCGAGCGAAATCCCTTCTGATCTGCGCAGTTGGATGCCGCCGAACGCGACTGCGTTCGAGAGATACCTCAATGCAACGGGCGTCAGGAAGCGGGATGTCCGGGTCGCCACCCCGCGCCAATTGATGGAGTTGGCGATCGATTCCAGCGAGGCACCACAATGA
- a CDS encoding bifunctional DNA primase/polymerase has product MTQNGALVHDGMSRLDAARAYTMRGFRCVPIPLRRKGPVDAGWPDLRLDDADLPQHFSGRGNIGLLLGDPSGGLTDVDLDCPEAIELAPQYLPPTLAITGRASAPNSHWWYRCPGAVTRKHHFPGTKKMIVEIRSTGCQTVVGPSIHPSGEAYEWLTGDPAAVEHEVLARAVEGLARAVAARTGAAAPAAARPAHRAAAPADEALLRRATAYLDAMDPAISGQGGHGTTYTAATAMVHGFGLEPEMALQLLLERYNPRCEPPWSEKELRHKVEDAATKPHELPYGWLRDAPRPVAPGRTHADAGCTPNGSVKAESPSTETRATQDDAPASGDDAGFVPLGQRDPESGRLVLSPRRTLPTAEAFVREFHQHTEGRTVHSYGGVVMLWRDNRYQQVEDEWLKHRLQPWLHAALRYVYNKQTRSMELADFESNPTTVKQALDTIRSFVHLPASINAPSWLDSRTDRPPALEILPCKSLNFHIPTGRIFKPTPALFTINALDFDYDPDPEPPERWIKFMEQLFGDDIESMEMLQEWMGYCLTADTSQHKMLLLVGPPRSGKGTIGRVLTRLVGAMNVVGPTTSSLAGNFGLQPLIDKSLAIVSDARFTGESVATVVERLLCISGEDTLSIDRKFLGSISMKLPTRFMFLTNELPRLNDASTALARRFLVLRLTNSFYGQEDTTLTDQLVAELPGILLWAIEGWKRLRERGRFVQPESSEDAIRDLEDLASPVSAFVRDCCVVGRGHRVNVDDLYQAWKRWCEQDGRTLITNKHTFGRDLGAAVADIKRRRGTGMVSFYEGISLREGQS; this is encoded by the coding sequence GTGACACAGAACGGCGCATTGGTCCACGACGGCATGAGCCGGCTCGACGCCGCCCGAGCGTACACAATGCGCGGATTTCGATGCGTGCCGATCCCGCTGCGCAGGAAGGGGCCGGTCGACGCGGGGTGGCCGGACTTGCGTCTCGATGACGCCGATCTGCCACAGCACTTCAGCGGCCGCGGCAACATCGGGCTGCTGCTGGGCGATCCGAGCGGCGGGCTCACTGACGTCGATCTCGATTGCCCGGAGGCGATTGAACTGGCGCCGCAGTACCTGCCGCCGACGCTCGCGATCACCGGCCGCGCCAGCGCGCCCAATTCGCATTGGTGGTACCGATGCCCGGGCGCGGTGACCAGAAAGCACCACTTTCCCGGCACGAAGAAGATGATCGTCGAGATCCGCAGCACCGGCTGCCAGACCGTCGTCGGGCCGAGTATCCACCCATCAGGCGAGGCGTACGAGTGGCTGACGGGCGATCCCGCGGCCGTAGAGCACGAAGTGCTTGCCAGAGCGGTCGAAGGGCTCGCTCGGGCGGTTGCTGCTCGCACCGGCGCGGCGGCGCCTGCGGCGGCGCGTCCGGCGCATCGCGCTGCCGCTCCCGCCGACGAGGCGCTGCTCCGCCGCGCCACCGCCTACCTCGACGCGATGGACCCGGCGATCTCCGGCCAGGGCGGGCACGGCACGACCTACACCGCCGCCACCGCGATGGTGCATGGCTTCGGCCTCGAGCCGGAGATGGCGCTGCAGCTACTGCTCGAACGCTACAACCCGCGCTGTGAACCGCCGTGGAGCGAGAAGGAACTGCGACACAAGGTCGAAGACGCGGCGACCAAGCCGCATGAGTTGCCCTACGGCTGGCTGCGTGATGCGCCGCGTCCGGTCGCGCCGGGCCGCACGCACGCCGACGCCGGCTGCACACCCAACGGCAGCGTGAAAGCGGAGAGCCCGAGCACCGAAACCCGTGCAACACAAGACGATGCCCCGGCCAGCGGCGATGATGCCGGATTCGTGCCCCTCGGGCAGCGTGATCCCGAGAGCGGCCGGCTCGTGCTGTCGCCGAGGCGCACCCTGCCCACAGCCGAGGCGTTCGTCCGCGAGTTTCACCAGCACACTGAGGGCCGCACGGTTCACTCCTACGGCGGCGTGGTCATGCTTTGGCGCGACAACCGCTATCAGCAGGTCGAGGACGAATGGCTCAAGCACCGGCTCCAGCCCTGGCTGCATGCGGCGCTGCGGTACGTCTACAACAAACAGACGAGGTCGATGGAACTCGCGGACTTCGAGTCGAACCCCACCACCGTCAAGCAGGCGCTGGACACGATCCGTTCGTTCGTCCACCTGCCGGCGTCAATCAACGCCCCCTCATGGCTCGACTCGCGGACCGATCGTCCACCCGCGCTGGAGATTCTGCCCTGCAAGTCGCTGAACTTCCACATTCCCACGGGTCGCATCTTCAAGCCGACGCCGGCGCTCTTCACCATCAACGCGCTCGATTTCGACTACGACCCCGATCCTGAGCCGCCCGAGCGGTGGATCAAGTTCATGGAGCAGCTCTTCGGAGATGACATCGAGTCAATGGAGATGCTCCAGGAGTGGATGGGCTACTGCCTCACCGCCGACACCTCGCAGCACAAGATGCTCCTGCTGGTGGGGCCGCCGCGATCCGGAAAGGGCACGATCGGGCGCGTGCTCACCCGCCTCGTCGGCGCCATGAACGTGGTCGGTCCGACCACCAGCAGTCTCGCGGGCAACTTCGGGCTCCAGCCGCTCATCGACAAGTCCCTCGCCATCGTTTCCGACGCCCGCTTCACCGGCGAGAGCGTGGCGACCGTCGTGGAGCGGCTGCTGTGCATCTCAGGCGAGGACACACTCAGCATCGATCGCAAGTTCCTCGGCTCCATCAGCATGAAGCTCCCGACGCGGTTCATGTTCCTCACGAACGAACTGCCGCGTCTCAACGACGCCAGCACCGCGCTCGCCCGCCGCTTCCTCGTCCTTCGGCTCACGAACAGCTTCTATGGCCAGGAGGACACCACGCTCACCGATCAACTCGTCGCCGAACTGCCGGGCATCCTCCTGTGGGCGATCGAGGGATGGAAACGACTGAGAGAGCGCGGCCGATTCGTGCAGCCCGAGAGCAGCGAGGACGCGATCCGAGACCTCGAAGACCTTGCGTCGCCGGTCAGCGCCTTTGTGCGCGACTGCTGTGTCGTCGGCCGGGGTCACCGCGTCAACGTCGATGATCTCTACCAAGCATGGAAGCGGTGGTGCGAGCAGGATGGGCGCACGCTGATCACCAACAAGCACACCTTCGGTCGGGACCTTGGGGCGGCCGTCGCCGACATCAAACGCAGGCGAGGGACGGGCATGGTGTCGTTCTACGAGGGCATCAGTTTGCGGGAGGGCCAGTCATGA
- a CDS encoding DUF1580 domain-containing protein, protein MDGQYLTGKSGDTSTDALATEEYITLSQAARLAPGRPSSNCVWRWCREGVKAASGQRVRLKHMRFGSRIYTTRQWLHDFGLALAEADAVHFDRPEREAPAAEARSPRRPFRRRPPRNAMHESQRRHLEAEQELEEAGL, encoded by the coding sequence ATGGACGGGCAATACTTGACAGGGAAGTCGGGCGACACGAGCACTGACGCGCTGGCGACGGAGGAGTACATCACGCTCTCCCAAGCCGCGAGGCTGGCACCCGGTCGGCCATCATCCAACTGCGTCTGGCGGTGGTGCCGCGAGGGTGTGAAGGCGGCGTCCGGCCAGCGTGTCCGGCTCAAGCATATGCGGTTTGGCTCGCGCATCTACACCACGCGTCAATGGCTGCATGACTTTGGCCTGGCTCTCGCCGAGGCTGATGCGGTCCATTTCGATCGGCCAGAGCGAGAAGCACCCGCCGCTGAGGCCCGCTCACCGCGGCGACCCTTCCGTCGCAGACCCCCCCGCAACGCGATGCACGAGTCGCAGCGCCGCCACCTCGAAGCCGAGCAAGAACTCGAGGAGGCGGGTCTGTGA
- a CDS encoding DUF4209 domain-containing protein — protein sequence MPLTPPPEVAAVLAEFDARIDTFEVMHVQHAVERAVPDWNALAPGVQQAAWAEWAAFDFSTHEANGGPWQTYFQPMMTLREGDGMRCRPDLRRADAAVIEYWSTRARDAKHPVLKARYADLVWDTTKFVTKGKPVIEFARLAIDNYIAAATLDDGSSWGDTREGVGRALRLALSIKDKVRIGQAVDATIDYVDRTARDDKLGTYCYLFDNLLPPEKGPELPEDLERSIVERMEKKFAEMTTPGSQWDVDPHSPQSIGLRLAAYYQRKNRSEDRVRILRAVGQAFERRAKIGDAMTGVMFLETARKTYAQAGLREEAERVLFDAEQRAPDAVKQLAPMTFEYEVTKEDVDKFCAMLTEGGSMEVALLRLAVEFIPDQQALAQIAELARECPLGALLPPLIIDERQIKANIGDEAGDPDGKMVHETSRHIQFHAPWISWGFDHLFANGLTSAHVVDFVRLSPLFTEDRIPLIRRAVEAHIMGDFIQSIHVLVPQIERAVVNIAHHAGKPTVKPFQSGRGVIQSKNLQDALERDEDVKKILGEKLRMYLLATLAHSKGLNIRNEVCHGLWTTDQFTKTAGERVLHVLLSVSMLRRAKPAPHVAP from the coding sequence ATGCCACTGACACCCCCGCCTGAAGTCGCCGCGGTCCTAGCCGAGTTCGACGCCCGAATCGACACGTTCGAAGTAATGCATGTTCAACATGCCGTCGAAAGGGCGGTGCCCGACTGGAATGCGCTCGCCCCTGGGGTGCAGCAAGCAGCTTGGGCAGAGTGGGCGGCATTCGACTTCAGCACTCACGAAGCAAACGGCGGTCCGTGGCAGACCTACTTCCAGCCGATGATGACGCTGCGTGAAGGCGACGGGATGCGGTGCCGCCCTGACTTGCGGCGAGCCGATGCGGCGGTCATCGAATACTGGTCCACTCGCGCCCGTGACGCGAAGCATCCGGTGCTGAAGGCGCGATACGCCGACTTGGTGTGGGACACCACGAAGTTCGTGACGAAGGGAAAGCCGGTGATTGAGTTCGCCCGGCTTGCCATTGACAACTACATTGCGGCGGCAACGTTGGACGATGGATCGTCATGGGGCGATACCCGCGAGGGCGTCGGACGAGCCCTCAGGCTCGCGCTGAGCATCAAAGACAAGGTGCGCATCGGGCAAGCAGTGGACGCGACCATCGACTACGTTGATCGCACAGCCCGCGATGACAAGCTCGGCACCTACTGCTACCTGTTCGACAACCTGCTGCCGCCGGAGAAGGGGCCGGAACTGCCCGAAGACCTGGAGCGCAGCATCGTTGAACGCATGGAGAAAAAGTTCGCCGAGATGACCACGCCCGGCAGTCAATGGGATGTTGACCCCCACAGCCCGCAGAGCATCGGCCTTCGCCTCGCGGCCTACTACCAACGCAAGAACAGATCTGAGGATCGGGTTCGCATCCTCCGGGCGGTCGGACAGGCATTCGAGCGCCGCGCGAAGATCGGTGACGCGATGACTGGCGTGATGTTTCTGGAGACGGCGCGCAAAACGTATGCCCAAGCGGGGCTGCGAGAGGAAGCCGAGCGGGTTCTGTTCGACGCGGAGCAGAGGGCTCCTGATGCCGTCAAGCAACTCGCACCCATGACTTTCGAGTACGAAGTGACGAAGGAAGACGTGGACAAGTTCTGCGCGATGCTCACTGAAGGCGGGAGCATGGAGGTGGCCCTGTTGCGGCTGGCGGTGGAGTTCATCCCGGATCAGCAGGCCCTGGCGCAGATCGCGGAACTCGCGAGGGAGTGCCCACTCGGAGCATTGCTTCCCCCCTTGATCATTGACGAGCGGCAAATCAAGGCGAACATCGGCGACGAAGCTGGCGACCCGGACGGGAAGATGGTTCATGAGACATCACGGCATATCCAGTTCCACGCCCCGTGGATCAGTTGGGGGTTTGATCACCTATTCGCCAACGGACTAACTTCGGCGCACGTCGTGGACTTCGTTCGTCTCTCACCTTTGTTCACCGAGGATCGAATCCCGCTGATCCGGCGCGCGGTCGAGGCACACATCATGGGCGACTTCATCCAGTCCATTCACGTGCTGGTGCCGCAGATTGAGCGGGCAGTGGTCAACATTGCCCACCATGCGGGCAAGCCCACGGTGAAGCCGTTCCAGAGTGGGAGGGGGGTCATACAGTCAAAGAACCTCCAAGATGCATTGGAGCGCGACGAGGACGTGAAGAAGATCCTGGGCGAGAAACTACGGATGTACCTGCTGGCAACGCTGGCCCACAGTAAGGGTCTGAACATTCGCAACGAGGTATGCCACGGCCTATGGACTACCGACCAGTTCACGAAGACAGCCGGTGAACGGGTACTCCACGTTCTATTGTCAGTGTCCATGCTGCGGCGGGCGAAGCCAGCACCGCATGTTGCTCCCTGA